A window of Pan paniscus chromosome X, NHGRI_mPanPan1-v2.0_pri, whole genome shotgun sequence genomic DNA:
GTCCATGTTGCGATGCGCAGAGGGAGGGTGGCAGGGTCGGGTAACCCCCAAGGATACTGCTCTTGCCCTCAAGCCCAGTGCCCAGCCAACGGGGCTTCACCATGGACTGTGAAGCATCGGATGTGCATTTTAGAGGAAGCATTTTAGAGCGGGTGGGCTGTGCAGAGCGGGGAGCCTGTCAGCAGAAGGCCTGCACGGAGGCGAAAAATGCCAGGGCCTTGAATGAAAAGTACTGGCCGTGGGTCTAGGTCTAATATAACGTGAAAACTCAGACTGCACAACTATGAGTATGAAAATGCCAGTTTAGGCCAGGCAAAGTGGCCCCcgcttggaatcccagcactttggaaggccaagggaggaggatcacttgagcccaggagttcaagacaaacatgggcaacatagtgagaccccgtctctacaaaaaatacaaaaataaattttaaaagttagctgggagtggtggagcgtgcctgtagtcatagctTCTTGCAGGCTGAGGAGggttgattgcttgagcccgggagttcgacaccagcctgggcaacatagtgaaaccctgcctctacaaaaaatacaaaaattagctgggtgtgatggtgcacacctgtggtcccagctactagggaggctgagatgggaggacagcctgagcccgggaggcagaggctgcagttagccgtgATCgccccaccgcactccagcctggttgatagAGCCAGAccccgcctcaaaaaataaaagaaaatgccaaCTTAGTCTCTTACTCTACATATGTAGAGAAATCCTAGAACAATACAGCGTCAGGTAAATCCTCATGATCTCTGCTAATAGTATGGTGGGtgactttaatttcctttttgtgttttccCTCCAATTTTTCCGAAGTGGTCTTTTATgacatttacaattaaaaaaaaaagtatttaaagtgACAgcagtccgggcacggtggctcacgcctataatcccagcactttgggaggccgaggcgggtggatcacttgaagtcaggagttcaacatcatcctggccaacatggtgaaacccccggccgtactaaaaataacaaaaattagctgcgtgtcgtggtgtgcgcctgtagtcccagctattcgggaggctgggacagaagaatcacttgaacccgggaggtggaggttgtgatgagccgacatcacgccactgcactccagcctgggcgacagagggagactgtctcaaaaagaaaaataataaaaataaaaaatgaataaataaagtgacATAAAATTTCCAACAGTGTTTGTCATGTTTGGACAACCTATTTTCCTCCTTTGCAGTCATAAGGAAGGATTAAACACTGAACTGTATCAGGAAATCCTGTTGGGTTTCCCTCTGAAATAGGTTCCACATCAGCCCACTTCTCGCTCTCCACTGCTAGTCTGCCGTGGAAGCCAGCATCTTTCCTTGACCTCCCTCAACAGCTTCCTGGCTGATTCTCTTTTACACTTTCCCCTCTACAACCTATTCACCACACCGCAGAAtgactttttaatttctaatttaaattgcatggggctgggcgcagtggctcatgcctgtaatcccagcactttgggaggccaaggcaggcagatcacttgaggtcaggagttccagaccagcctgaccaacatggtgaaaccccatctctactaaaaatacaaaaattagccagttgtggtggcaggagcttgttatcccagctatttgggaggctgagacaggagaatggcttgaacccgggaggtggaggttgtggtgagcccagatcgcaccattgcactccagcctgggcaacaagagcaaaactctgtctcaaaaaaaaaaaaaaaaaaaaattagccggctgtgacAGTgtgtgcctgcggtcccagctaccagagaggctgacgcaggaggattgcttgagcccaggaagtcaaggctacagtgagctatgatctagccactgcactctgcacaagtaacagattgagactctgtctcaatcaaacaaacaaacaaaaaagtccatGATATTcaggaaagaaagcagagatAAAGGAAAGGTTTTTATAGGGAAATGGCAAGTAATAGCTGTAGAAAAAACTATCAGAAAATTACCATTTTTGCAACCACCAATGTAATAATTAATTGTTATTAACTTAATAATTGATTCaggatggccaggtgcagtggctcacgcctgtaattccagcactttgggaggccgaggcgagtggattgcgaggtcaggagttcgagaccagcctggccaacacagtgaaatcccatctctactaaaagtacaaaaaaaattagccggctgtggtggcacgcatctgtagtctcagctactcaggaggctgaggcgggagaatctcttgaacccaggaggcagagattgcagtgagccgagaccacgccattgcactccagcctgggtgacagagtgaggctccgtctcacaaaaaaaaaaaaaatcgattcAGGCAAGGATTGTCACTGGATGGCAAAAGCATTAGCTGAAAGGTTGTTGGGGACAGGATATTCACAAAGTCCCCAAATATTACCCCAAATTACTTGTGAATCAGGAAGGGAAACTGCGTCTTTACAGGGGAGAGATCTGGCAGCAGCCACCCGGATCACGTGATCAAACTGAGCGTCCTCAACAGTGGGGCAGCCTGACCCTGCCAGCTGCCTGATGAGGGGCTGGGGGTGAGTGTGGCCAGAGGAGGAAAGGATACAGTAGCAGCTGCCCTGGATGCTTCCAAAAAtattcttgcctgattgcctatGGAGAATGGCTAGTTGGGAGAGGCAAAGATGGCCTCCTGCTCCCTCAGAAGCCTGGCTGAGTGGCATTGCCAGTCCTCCAGCCGGGCCATGGAGAACACGTGTGTGCTGAGGAGCCGGCCAGTGCTGGACGTGAGTGCCAAGAGGGAAGGGACTGTGTCTTCCAGTCTCAGGGTTGCCAGCACCTGGGTCACAGGGGGGCACTCAGTGATGAGCAGGGTGTCGTCTGCAGCAAAGTCAGGCGCTGTCTGGAAGACATgggctggagctcaggagagagGGCCGGGATGAGACATAGACATGGCAGTGAGGCACAGAAATAGAAAGCAAGCTGGATGAGCTCCCCGAGGAGTGATacagagggaagagaaggggctCAGGGACAGAGCCCTGGGGCACCAACATtgaggggtggggtgtgtgtgaagAACCAGCAAGAGAGCCTGAGAAGGAGCAAGCGGTGGAAACAGCGGGAGAGCAAAGGCAGAAGAGGGTGAGGAATGAGGACTGCCGGCCATTCAGTGGGGCCCTGAAGGTGTATGCAGGCCGCTCCAGCTGGGCCCTGGAGGAGGACAGGGCAGTTGCTGTGTGTCTCTCATCTCTCCTGAAGGCTTTTCAGGGCTGGGAGGCTCAAGGCTGGCCACCTCTGCTGCATCTACTCCTGGGAGTACCAGGCCCGGGCAGATCTATTGGAGCTGGTGAGGCTCACATGGGACACCTGCAAAGTGCCAGCAAACTGTGGGCACAGCTAATCCATTGCCAGGGAACCTCCCCACCCCAAGGCAAATGCTGCTGTCCTCTGAGGCCGCTCTTCCTCCCGTGGGCCCTTGGGAAACGACACCAAAAGCACCTCATCCCAGCTGGGCCCTTCACTCATGCTGCTATCTCCTGATGTCATTGTAGTCACACCATGGCCGCAGGACTCAGATACTGTCCCGAGGCCCCTCCCTGAGGGGCAGGTGGTGGGTCTCAGGGCCCTTCACCGGGCAGGGGGCAGTGGATGACTCGGTGCTACCTCTCAGGGCGGACAATTGGCTCAGAGGGGCGCAGCACCTGCAGTAAACATTCTGACCCCTGTTAAAGGATCTCAGCATTGGGGGGGCTGCAGCCTGTGGCTGCTCCATCTTCATGCAGAATCCCCAGTGTCCTCTAACGATCCCCCCACTTCCTGTCTCCCATCCCTGCAGTGTTTCCTCTCTCTGGTGCTTTCCCTAACCCAAGCCTCAGAAAACGCTTTCCCTGTGTGATCTTGACGCCTCCAGCCCTCTCCTCCACTACCTGCAAGGTGGCTCTGATCTGACACATGCATGGCCCCTGTAGTGGACAGCTGCCATTTGCGGCCACCATTGAGGATATCCATTCATCCAGCCCTCCCCCAGAGCCTTCTGTCCCTTGCATAGCCCATGTGTGTCCAGGGAAGTGGCCCCATGCCTAGCTCCAGGGAGCCAGCCCTGACGGAGAATTACCCCCTACCCCAACCAAAATGATTGGACGCACAATCCAGTTCTGACCAACGAGAAGAGTGTTTATTTGCTGGGGGCATCTGAGACAGCAGAGGTGGTACACAGAGAAGATGCTGCTCTGGCAGTGAGGGAGGGATTCCGTGGAAGCTGCAGGCAGCCATCTTTTCATCCTCGGAGGTGGTGGCCTGGGATGTAGCAGATACCAAcgcagagggaggcagaagacacTGGATGAAATCGCTCACCTGCTGCCAATGCCAATACCACTGGACTTTCACTTTCATAAGCCAAGAAATTTCCGTTAACTGATTAAACAAATTGCCTTTATTGTTAAACCAATGATTGGATATCAGAAACAGCCTAGCTAATATAGCTCCTTTTGGATAAAAGTAGAAGCCTCACATTCACCTTTAATGTTATTTCACTTTTTCCAAAATCAATCTCCTGGCACCACACAAACAAGAACACTGGTAAATGTATCACCTGAACTGCAGGCCACACATGCTCACGAGTGTGTCCCTGCCGTAGGTGGCTTTGAAGCCATATACATGGCTCTCCAGCTCTCGTGGGGGGCCAGGGGCTTCTGTGTGCTCTTCAAAGCCTTCACCCATTGGGCCTCTGTCCATCTTTCCAGCCTGGGGACCCAATATTTGCCCCacaaggcccaggcaggagggcctCCAGCATGAGCAGCCCTGACCACACTGTGAGCAGCTCACTTGGCAAGGGTGAAGGGCCGGAGTGGCGTCCTCCTGATGTGGCTTCCTTCCAGCCTCTACCACCCCTGGGGGCCTCCTCCAAGGAGCAGGTGGTTAGATGTCCTCTTGTGCCCGCACACACGGCAGGGTGGAGGAGGATGAACCGGAACCCAGCCCATGCTTCTGCCCCCACCCTGGCACCCCAAGGTTTCCTCTCAGGCAACAAGGAGCACACAAAGTGAGCCCCTGTACACAGGTGACTGGGATGTGTTCATCTTCCACGGGGAGGCCAGTGCTGGGGACGAGGACAAAGGCCTACGCCCAGTCCCAGCTCTGACACTGCCTTGCTGAGTCACCCATCAGCCCTAACGCTTCCTGGACGAGACAAGCAGATAGGGTGCCCCAGAGAGGAGCTGTGTCACTAAGGGCCAGGACACCCCATCTCTGGGTCACACTTGGCCACGGCTTCATTTTTGGCTTCAGTTTGTTTACTGAACAGAAGGGAGAGGGGCCCTGTGAGACAGAGGACACTGACTCAGGTCGGTGAGTGGCCCTCACTGTATAGAGTCCATGGCTGGGGACCAAGTGGCACTGAGACTCGCCCAAAGTCACATCACAGAGCTGGGGTGCCTTGCTGACTCCCTGGCCCCAATCTGCTTTTCCATTTGTCGAACGCACACTGGCACACTGGCTGCAGCAGCTGCGGGGGTCGGGGGGTTCCAGGGCTGGCTGTCACTTGGCCTCCTGCAGAGGTAAGCTGAGGGCTATGTTGGACCCGCCAGAAGTCAGGTGACAGCTGCTTTCCCTTTCAGGATCGGGAGGGAGTCACCTGAGGGTATATTCTCAGTGGGCTAAACATGACACGCGAGAGCCCAGCTCTCCAAGcggccccttcctccttctcacACCAAGGCACTTTCAGAAGCCGCTGGATTCCGACTGGGGCTGTGCCACTTCATCGCCGGTGCCTCTGCTGTGCCGGCTCTCCTCTTCTGAGGGTGTGGAAGCAAACCCAGGTCAAGCTGTGAGGAGTGCCTAGCACCTGGCCAGAGCCAGGTACATGCCAGCTATGATGATGATGAGCCCAACCGCAACAGGAGAACACACTTAGTGCGACATGCAGCGGTAGCCTGGCGTTGGGCACCTCCCCATGCTCCGAGAATTCTATTTGGAGAAGCCCTTCTCCATTGTCTCAGTCACTTCAGGGTGCAGGAAGCGGCTGGCCAACCGTTCGATGTCGTCCAGCGTCAGGCGACTCAGGGACCTCTCGTAATCCTGGGGAGAGAAGGGCAGGAAGATTCAGGGGCTGCCAGTGCGGGGGGGCCATACACTGCAACAGAGGTAGGGGCTGGGAGCAACTGGGCCTGAAGAGGATGCCCAGGGTTACCCTTCTCACCCTCTGTAGCTGTTCCAGGACCCTGCTGGCATCTGCCGCACTGAAGTGGCGGGCCAAGACTTTGGAGATCAGCTGCCAGACCTGCGGGGGTGGGGAGTCGGCCAGCCTCTGGGCCTCGCCTTCTTCTAGTAGCACCTTCTCCAGGGGTTTGACCACTAGGTTGAGCTTGGAGTTGGGCCCGATGCTATAATCCGAGAGTCGTTTCCCATCTGCCAAAGACAGATCGATGGGTTCCTCCTCCTCCACCGCCGTGGGGGTGGCCCGGGACGCGAGGCCGCCTCGGGCGGCGGGAGCGGAGCGCTGCGGCATCCGGCTGTGAGGCATGCGGCCGCCTCCCTTGGGGTCATGTGGCGCTTGGCGCCCGCACCCCGACCCGACACACGGCTGCTGGCCTCGGCCCGCGCACCCCGGTCCCGCTTCCTGCGGGGCTCCCCGGGCGTCTCCTCTCCCTGGGTACCTGCCAGGGCCTTGCCCTTGAACAGCAGCCGCTGCTGGCGCACTGGGACGTTCAGCTTCTCGGAGACCAGCTGCTTCAGCGTGGACACCAGCTCGTCCTCTGGCACCTGGCCGCGCGGAGGGTGGGAGGCAAGGGTTGAGCCCGCGGCCCCCAGACGGCGAAGCCCACGCGTCCGCTCCCGAGGGCAGCTCTCCCGGCTCCCAGCCCTCGGCCCGGCCGCCCCGTGCCCGCCCTCGGCCCTGCCGGTCCCCCTGCCAGGAGCGGGCGAGAGAGCGCGCCGGACCCGGCGGCCCGGCCCGGGGACCCTACCTGCAGGCTGCACTCGCGGCCCTGCAGCGCCTTCACCGTCAGCTGCATGGCGGTCGCGACGGCGTCCACTCGCGCCGGCGCGCACCCCAACCACCCCCCGCCGCGCGCCGCCGCCCCGGGCGCGCGCTGGAACCGCCCGCCGCCGCCGGAAGCAGCGAGAGGGGCGCGCCCGCCGCCCGCGCTTCCCGGCCCCGCCCTCCTGCCCCGTCcacgccccggccccgccccccggCCCAATTGCGCCCCGGGAGGAGTCCCCCCGGGGTCCCGCCTAGCACGCGCGCATCGACCGCCCTGGCCGGCGGACCCCTCCCAAAGCAACGACGCGGGGGAGTTGGGAGCAGGAACCAGTCGGGCCAGGTTGGCGTCATCTGGGAGCTGGGACATGGAGAAGGGAGGGCCAGAAGGTACGCTCGCCCCCGCGGACTGCCTGGACCACCCCACGCGCCAGGACTGCTGGCGGCGCCTGGCCCTGCATACCCACAGACGGCCCGCCCCCGCCCCCTGTCTGGTGGCTTTCTACCTCCTCCTTTCTGGTCTGGCTGCGAAACGCTCCACTGAGCTTGAGAGGGGGCAGGGGGGCTACGCCTCTGccctcatcctcccacctctcccagAGTGGGGACACCCCCGGGGAGGGCTGATAGGGAAAGCCTATGCAGGGGTCACCGTGTCACCCAAGCTGGCCCTCCACCCTGGTCCACACTTACCCAGCACACTCTTTCTACCCCCACGCCCAGGCCCCAAAGGGCAAAGAGTAGAAGGGACCCAAGCTTGCTTCTctcttttattgaaatatattttctgggcAGCGCCCACCTACCTAACTCAGCATGGCCTCTTTGGCACTGAAAGCTGGAgaataaaaaatcagtaaaaaaaatAAGCCTGGATTTTTCTGAGTGCATAGTGCGTGAGAACTTTGGTGGAGTATGGGGGCTGGGGCTCATGAAAGCTTGACccagaggcctcagggaactgGGAACAGGCTGCTGTAGATGAAGTGGCCGATGACCAAGGCCAGCATCTCGGAGGTGCCGCTCAGCGCCACAATGAAGGGGGCCTGGGAGGCATAGTCAGCTTGAAGGCGGCGGAGGGATAGCTGCAGCATGGCCAAGGCCAGCAGGCTGTTCTGCACCCCTACCTCAATGCTGACCGTCCGCCGCTGGGCCACTGGCAGCTTCAGACACGTGGCTAGGCAGTAGCCCACCAACAGGCCAACCAGGGGCACCGTGATACCCACCAGTACGATGGGTAGCCGGATGCCTGCCAGGATGAAGACCCCCATGCGATAGGCCAGGAAGAGGCCGCCCAGGAGGAGCACAAAGCTGAAGGGCTTGATGACCTGCAGCAGCAGCTGGGAGAACTTGGGGAGCTTGGACTTGATCAGCACGCCCACGGCTATGGGGATGGCGATGAACAGCAGGGTCCCCAGGATCTTGGAGATGGGCACGTGGAGTGTCTCATGGATGCTGAGCAGGCGGCTGTAGATGGCCGAAGACAGAGGCAAGAAGCCAGTGGCAGCCACCGTAGAGATGAAAGTCATGGAGATGGCCAGGGTGACGTCCCCTCCAAGAAGGAGGCTGAAGAGGTAGCTCCCCCCGCCGCCAGGCGACGAGCAGGTGATGATGAGGCCCAGAGCCAGGGCCTTGGGCAGCATGAAGACCTTGGCCATGAGGAAAGCGTACAAGGGCATGACCAGAAACTGGCCCAGGAGGCCCAGCAGCATGGGCTGGGGGCTCTGCATGAGCCCCTTCAGAACCTGGAGTTCCACTTTGCACCCAAACGAACACTTGTTGACAAAGATAAGAGGCAGGAGCAGGTAGAGGATTGGGTTTTCCGAGAAGTGGGCCAGGTCGGCGCTGAGGGTGGCAGGGGTGTCTTCAGCAGGTGAGACCTTGATGCAGAAGTCTCTCCGCTCCTCAATCAGTGTGGGCGGGGCCTCATGGGCGTCCACGAGCTGGATGTGGAGTGGGgccagcccagccaggcctgaGTGGATGCTCACCACAAAGCCACCCCCGCCTCCCCAGGTTATAGCACTCACGTTCTTGATGGTCAGCACCTCTGTGTCCAGGGAGGTGACCCTGAGCATGGGGCCAGGCGCCGTCCTGTTGGCCTGGCCTGGGTACTGGCTGGAGAT
This region includes:
- the SLC10A3 gene encoding P3 protein isoform X1; this encodes MGWMAPSLSLLNWFVSPRWLQSWCLHLSSCTLPLPPHWFSCLPLQRESPAIKEDSTGLGPTHEPFSGQPNSTSGDVLLSRRGPGHTIRPPGRAMVLMQDKGSSQQWPGLGGEGGGTGPLSMLRAALLLISLPWGARGTASTSLSTAGGHTVPPTGGRYLSIGDGSVMEFEFPEESEGIIVISSQYPGQANRTAPGPMLRVTSLDTEVLTIKNVSAITWGGGGGFVVSIHSGLAGLAPLHIQLVDAHEAPPTLIEERRDFCIKVSPAEDTPATLSADLAHFSENPILYLLLPLIFVNKCSFGCKVELQVLKGLMQSPQPMLLGLLGQFLVMPLYAFLMAKVFMLPKALALGLIITCSSPGGGGSYLFSLLLGGDVTLAISMTFISTVAATGFLPLSSAIYSRLLSIHETLHVPISKILGTLLFIAIPIAVGVLIKSKLPKFSQLLLQVIKPFSFVLLLGGLFLAYRMGVFILAGIRLPIVLVGITVPLVGLLVGYCLATCLKLPVAQRRTVSIEVGVQNSLLALAMLQLSLRRLQADYASQAPFIVALSGTSEMLALVIGHFIYSSLFPVP
- the SLC10A3 gene encoding P3 protein isoform X3 — translated: MAGPRPPGESPAIKEDSTGLGPTHEPFSGQPNSTSGDVLLSRRGPGHTIRPPGRAMVLMQDKGSSQQWPGLGGEGGGTGPLSMLRAALLLISLPWGARGTASTSLSTAGGHTVPPTGGRYLSIGDGSVMEFEFPEESEGIIVISSQYPGQANRTAPGPMLRVTSLDTEVLTIKNVSAITWGGGGGFVVSIHSGLAGLAPLHIQLVDAHEAPPTLIEERRDFCIKVSPAEDTPATLSADLAHFSENPILYLLLPLIFVNKCSFGCKVELQVLKGLMQSPQPMLLGLLGQFLVMPLYAFLMAKVFMLPKALALGLIITCSSPGGGGSYLFSLLLGGDVTLAISMTFISTVAATGFLPLSSAIYSRLLSIHETLHVPISKILGTLLFIAIPIAVGVLIKSKLPKFSQLLLQVIKPFSFVLLLGGLFLAYRMGVFILAGIRLPIVLVGITVPLVGLLVGYCLATCLKLPVAQRRTVSIEVGVQNSLLALAMLQLSLRRLQADYASQAPFIVALSGTSEMLALVIGHFIYSSLFPVP
- the SLC10A3 gene encoding P3 protein isoform X4, with translation MVLMQDKGSSQQWPGLGGEGGGTGPLSMLRAALLLISLPWGARGTASTSLSTAGGHTVPPTGGRYLSIGDGSVMEFEFPEESEGIIVISSQYPGQANRTAPGPMLRVTSLDTEVLTIKNVSAITWGGGGGFVVSIHSGLAGLAPLHIQLVDAHEAPPTLIEERRDFCIKVSPAEDTPATLSADLAHFSENPILYLLLPLIFVNKCSFGCKVELQVLKGLMQSPQPMLLGLLGQFLVMPLYAFLMAKVFMLPKALALGLIITCSSPGGGGSYLFSLLLGGDVTLAISMTFISTVAATGFLPLSSAIYSRLLSIHETLHVPISKILGTLLFIAIPIAVGVLIKSKLPKFSQLLLQVIKPFSFVLLLGGLFLAYRMGVFILAGIRLPIVLVGITVPLVGLLVGYCLATCLKLPVAQRRTVSIEVGVQNSLLALAMLQLSLRRLQADYASQAPFIVALSGTSEMLALVIGHFIYSSLFPVP
- the UBL4A gene encoding ubiquitin-like protein 4A, whose amino-acid sequence is MQLTVKALQGRECSLQVPEDELVSTLKQLVSEKLNVPVRQQRLLFKGKALADGKRLSDYSIGPNSKLNLVVKPLEKVLLEEGEAQRLADSPPPQVWQLISKVLARHFSAADASRVLEQLQRDYERSLSRLTLDDIERLASRFLHPEVTETMEKGFSK
- the SLC10A3 gene encoding P3 protein isoform X5, translated to MVLMQDKGSSQQWPGLGGEGGGTGPLSMLRAALLLISLPWGARGTASTSLSTAGGHTVPPTGGRYLSIGDGSVMEFEFPEESEGIIVISSQYPGQANRTAPGPMLRVTSLDTEVLTIKNLVDAHEAPPTLIEERRDFCIKVSPAEDTPATLSADLAHFSENPILYLLLPLIFVNKCSFGCKVELQVLKGLMQSPQPMLLGLLGQFLVMPLYAFLMAKVFMLPKALALGLIITCSSPGGGGSYLFSLLLGGDVTLAISMTFISTVAATGFLPLSSAIYSRLLSIHETLHVPISKILGTLLFIAIPIAVGVLIKSKLPKFSQLLLQVIKPFSFVLLLGGLFLAYRMGVFILAGIRLPIVLVGITVPLVGLLVGYCLATCLKLPVAQRRTVSIEVGVQNSLLALAMLQLSLRRLQADYASQAPFIVALSGTSEMLALVIGHFIYSSLFPVP
- the SLC10A3 gene encoding P3 protein isoform X2; amino-acid sequence: MGWMAPSLSLLNWFVSPRWLQSWCLHLSSCTLPLPPHWFSCLPLQRESPAIKEDSTGLGPTHEPFSGQPNSTSGDVLLSRRGPGHTIRPPGRAMVLMQDKGSSQQWPGLGGEGGGTGPLSMLRAALLLISLPWGARGTASTSLSTAGGHTVPPTGGRYLSIGDGSVMEFEFPEESEGIIVISSQYPGQANRTAPGPMLRVTSLDTEVLTIKNLVDAHEAPPTLIEERRDFCIKVSPAEDTPATLSADLAHFSENPILYLLLPLIFVNKCSFGCKVELQVLKGLMQSPQPMLLGLLGQFLVMPLYAFLMAKVFMLPKALALGLIITCSSPGGGGSYLFSLLLGGDVTLAISMTFISTVAATGFLPLSSAIYSRLLSIHETLHVPISKILGTLLFIAIPIAVGVLIKSKLPKFSQLLLQVIKPFSFVLLLGGLFLAYRMGVFILAGIRLPIVLVGITVPLVGLLVGYCLATCLKLPVAQRRTVSIEVGVQNSLLALAMLQLSLRRLQADYASQAPFIVALSGTSEMLALVIGHFIYSSLFPVP